In a genomic window of Spirochaetales bacterium:
- the fabG gene encoding 3-oxoacyl-[acyl-carrier-protein] reductase, which yields MLLKNKKAIVTGGARGIGKEIVTAFLNQGASVYIIDLVQGEDMNRLEETAARNDTTVFFKKSDVSDETAISACIEEIIDQSKGIDILVNNAGITRDGLIFRMETEAWEKVIKINLTSVFLISRIIARHMVKRKTGSIINMASVVGIGGNPGQTNYAASKAGLIGLTKALYKEVASRGVRVNAIAPGFIKTEMTAALDEKVIDSYLNHYIPFKRMGEPTEVASVAVFLASDMSSYITGQVIRVDGGIII from the coding sequence ATGTTACTGAAAAACAAAAAAGCGATCGTCACAGGCGGTGCGCGGGGTATCGGAAAAGAAATTGTCACCGCTTTTCTGAATCAGGGCGCTTCCGTCTATATTATCGATCTTGTTCAGGGTGAAGATATGAACAGGCTTGAAGAGACTGCCGCCCGGAACGATACGACCGTATTCTTCAAAAAATCCGATGTTTCGGATGAAACCGCGATATCGGCATGTATCGAGGAAATAATCGATCAATCGAAAGGAATCGATATTCTCGTGAACAATGCCGGGATCACACGGGACGGATTGATTTTCAGAATGGAAACCGAAGCGTGGGAGAAGGTAATCAAAATAAATCTGACATCGGTTTTTTTAATATCACGTATCATTGCCCGTCACATGGTCAAACGGAAAACGGGCTCCATTATCAACATGGCGTCCGTTGTCGGAATCGGAGGTAACCCCGGACAGACGAATTATGCGGCGTCCAAAGCCGGCCTTATCGGACTCACGAAAGCCCTTTACAAGGAAGTCGCGTCCCGTGGTGTCCGCGTCAACGCCATCGCTCCGGGTTTTATCAAAACGGAAATGACCGCCGCCCTGGATGAAAAGGTAATCGATTCATACCTGAATCATTATATTCCTTTTAAAAGAATGGGAGAACCAACAGAAGTTGCATCTGTTGCCGTATTTCTTGCATCAGACATGTCCTCATATATTACCGGACAGGTAATCAGAGTTGATGGGGGGATAATCATTTAA
- the fabD gene encoding ACP S-malonyltransferase, which translates to MKTCFLFPGQGAQYPGMGKDLWEESDQVKKLFDIASGKTGIDMKKLLFEGSEEDLKATDKTQIAVTLVNLSSSMLLQEKGIKPDGFAGFSLGEYAALCEAGVISIDDVFPIVKARGILMEKASRALDSGEGNPGMAAVIGLSYDQCKNILSKGNLPDVYPANYNGPDQIVFSGTYSGLTAAEPRCKEAGARRYIMLKVSGPFHSPLLSEAAAGLADVLAGYTFNDPSKPVFSNVTGTIVRSGKEAKELCIKQVTSTVKWVDEEKALIDNGFDTFIETGPGAVLTGLLKRYTKEYICQPAGTLVDIGKLITT; encoded by the coding sequence ATGAAAACATGTTTTTTATTTCCAGGCCAGGGAGCCCAGTATCCAGGTATGGGGAAGGACCTCTGGGAAGAAAGTGACCAGGTAAAAAAACTCTTTGATATCGCTTCCGGGAAAACAGGAATAGATATGAAAAAACTTCTATTTGAAGGCTCGGAAGAGGACCTCAAGGCCACCGATAAAACCCAGATCGCGGTAACATTGGTGAATCTTTCTTCCAGTATGTTATTGCAGGAGAAGGGTATTAAACCGGATGGATTTGCCGGTTTCAGTCTCGGTGAATATGCCGCCCTCTGCGAGGCCGGCGTTATATCGATCGATGATGTCTTCCCCATAGTCAAAGCGAGGGGAATTCTCATGGAAAAGGCAAGCAGGGCTTTAGATTCGGGCGAAGGGAATCCCGGCATGGCGGCCGTTATCGGACTCAGCTACGACCAATGCAAGAATATCCTTTCAAAGGGCAATCTACCTGATGTTTACCCGGCAAATTACAACGGTCCCGATCAAATCGTTTTTTCAGGGACCTATTCAGGCCTTACGGCGGCCGAACCTCGCTGTAAGGAAGCGGGGGCTCGGCGATACATCATGCTCAAGGTTTCCGGTCCGTTTCATTCACCCCTTCTTTCTGAAGCTGCCGCCGGTCTTGCGGATGTCCTTGCCGGCTATACCTTCAACGATCCGTCCAAGCCTGTTTTTTCAAATGTTACGGGAACGATCGTACGATCGGGAAAAGAGGCAAAGGAGTTGTGTATTAAACAGGTGACCTCCACCGTCAAATGGGTCGATGAAGAAAAAGCTCTTATTGACAACGGGTTCGATACATTCATAGAAACGGGTCCGGGGGCTGTTCTTACCGGACTTCTCAAACGGTATACTAAAGAATATATCTGTCAACCCGCCGGTACACTCGTTGATATCGGGAAATTGATAACTACCTGA
- a CDS encoding ketoacyl-ACP synthase III, whose translation MSNSEFEKFIDTSDEWIVSHTGIKNRHLAADNEFTSNLGSKAARIALDRGGIKPEELDCIICATSTPDYPGFPSTACIIQNNLGAMNAGAFDVAAACSGFVYSIEIARNMIMNGAARNILVVGAEIMSRVLDWKDRNTCVLFGDGAGAAVLSSNAGDEHRGILFSILRSEGEGAEYLKIPAGGARLPVSKIHASNSQELFLFMDGRRVYTFALRAFTGIIKSILDIHHLSHDDIDYIIPHQANIRIIEGAAKRLKIPIEKFFINIAEYANTSAATIPIALNEMWEKGMLRKGGLLITVGFGGGLTYGGNLIRW comes from the coding sequence ATGAGTAATAGCGAGTTTGAAAAGTTTATCGATACTTCGGATGAATGGATTGTATCCCACACCGGGATAAAAAACAGACATCTTGCTGCCGATAATGAGTTTACATCCAACCTTGGTTCAAAAGCCGCCCGAATTGCCCTCGATCGGGGGGGTATCAAACCGGAGGAACTCGATTGTATCATATGTGCAACATCAACGCCGGATTATCCCGGATTTCCGTCGACAGCATGTATCATCCAGAATAATCTTGGCGCAATGAACGCCGGTGCGTTCGATGTTGCCGCGGCATGCAGTGGTTTTGTCTATTCCATCGAGATAGCTCGAAACATGATCATGAACGGAGCGGCACGTAATATACTGGTTGTGGGCGCTGAAATAATGAGCCGGGTGCTTGACTGGAAGGATAGAAACACATGCGTCCTTTTTGGTGACGGAGCAGGAGCGGCCGTTCTTTCTTCAAATGCCGGAGATGAACATCGCGGTATCCTTTTTTCGATATTACGATCGGAAGGGGAAGGGGCGGAATACCTGAAAATTCCCGCAGGCGGCGCGCGATTACCCGTGAGCAAGATTCATGCGAGCAATTCGCAGGAGTTGTTTCTTTTCATGGATGGAAGACGTGTGTATACTTTTGCACTGAGGGCATTTACCGGTATTATCAAAAGCATTCTGGATATACATCATCTTTCACATGATGATATCGATTATATCATACCCCATCAGGCGAATATACGCATCATCGAAGGCGCCGCGAAAAGGTTAAAAATACCAATAGAGAAATTTTTTATTAATATTGCCGAGTATGCCAATACATCGGCGGCAACAATTCCTATTGCTTTGAACGAGATGTGGGAAAAAGGAATGCTCAGAAAAGGCGGACTTCTCATCACGGTCGGATTTGGCGGTGGACTGACTTATGGCGGAAACCTTATCAGGTGGTGA
- a CDS encoding ATP-binding protein: protein MAEKDIGKGYIELRFGPRWKYIACARSFIQNFLAISIVDQTKADKIAMAASELLENAVKYASGEDTHISVNVSPKTEKITVQVTNIASRDSIGTLRQVYGKIIKGNALDAYVSQMKEAALRSDGKSQLGLARIRYETGGELSITIEDNVVKVSIDIG, encoded by the coding sequence GTGGCAGAAAAAGATATAGGAAAAGGCTATATAGAACTAAGATTTGGCCCTCGATGGAAATATATTGCATGCGCAAGGAGTTTTATTCAGAATTTTCTGGCAATCAGTATCGTCGATCAGACAAAAGCGGACAAGATCGCGATGGCGGCGAGTGAACTTCTTGAAAATGCCGTTAAATATGCCAGTGGTGAAGATACGCATATATCGGTAAATGTTTCACCGAAAACAGAAAAAATAACGGTGCAGGTAACAAATATCGCCTCCAGGGATTCAATCGGTACATTGAGGCAGGTATATGGAAAAATCATAAAAGGCAATGCCCTGGATGCGTACGTTTCCCAAATGAAGGAGGCTGCGCTTCGAAGCGACGGAAAAAGTCAACTTGGTCTGGCAAGAATAAGGTATGAAACAGGCGGAGAATTAAGTATTACTATCGAAGATAATGTCGTGAAAGTTTCAATCGATATAGGATAA
- a CDS encoding SpoIIE family protein phosphatase, which yields MYIFYLFSFIGVTFFSLFLWSDVNKKQTFGKRPLYLLISLLILALIGVFILATSIVGYYTKPLPKPAAETLQQSPLKQDFLDILATGVDSLFVFPAFTIISIAYLLCFFLLEYSIHCQRIEKSFLTNDFRMKLKSFYWLLFPLVSISIASCIIYALKEPLALLEEIRERGLFQRGIPLGILYFNFLMGFSLFYFLITVNINNNIFNLQRGVIRKQTILFNTLFGVIFLCTIYFVFFNGFGLEKDFRIFGLVPSSHLPIEIFTILNVVYVIRLYTEYFYQRLLNLDKTIEKYIETVELKNDLINLVLASPVSEDINIIKSAVAESIERSMRNLVVNEYRITGTYVLRRTENWLKVDSSELIYEYCTPLIKTPGLNLKKQTKAQLNDLILRKSYDIDRIMKSKKEDLNDWGEQVIKNVFDTNKEYIIDPLPKEFLGLQRFIGLYPIINMGRVDGIVIVFKDSFEFLFPEEQNAIKDMIDDLKVIFAIIEGKRVQSEKNRLQGEMDTARRIQTSILPKTVDIPGYDTACFMETTTEVGGDAYDFFATENGNYLGIGDVSGHGLPAGITALIQQAAFQSSIFTSLAIGIPAKPYMIYNIVNNVLCRLNSERIGSDKFMTQNYFLEKDGHFIHAGAHEIALLYFNKEEKMIELKDCAKKTAYMGLTSSIDAKDSEGSFDMAEGDILVIYSDGIIEAKDHFYNQYGIANLKHLILTHSEHSAAEIVKKIVSVVKEHAKEGDMKKYAGKLADDISLIVLKKLK from the coding sequence ATGTATATTTTTTATTTATTCAGCTTCATCGGTGTTACCTTTTTCTCTCTTTTTTTATGGAGTGATGTGAATAAAAAGCAGACCTTTGGTAAAAGGCCGCTTTATCTTTTGATTTCACTTTTAATATTAGCCCTTATCGGTGTTTTTATCCTCGCGACAAGCATTGTCGGGTATTATACGAAGCCTCTCCCCAAGCCGGCCGCAGAGACATTACAGCAGTCTCCCTTGAAGCAGGATTTTCTCGACATCCTTGCAACAGGGGTTGACAGTCTCTTTGTCTTTCCTGCCTTCACCATTATAAGTATCGCGTACCTCCTTTGTTTTTTCCTTCTCGAATACTCGATTCATTGCCAGAGAATTGAAAAAAGCTTTCTGACAAATGATTTCAGAATGAAATTGAAATCCTTCTACTGGCTCCTTTTCCCCCTTGTATCCATTTCGATCGCCTCATGTATTATCTATGCCTTGAAAGAACCGCTTGCTTTATTGGAAGAAATAAGGGAAAGAGGTCTGTTCCAGCGGGGGATTCCGCTGGGTATTCTCTACTTTAATTTTTTAATGGGCTTCTCGCTTTTTTATTTCCTTATAACGGTCAATATCAACAATAATATTTTCAACTTACAACGCGGCGTCATCCGAAAACAGACAATCCTCTTTAACACGCTTTTTGGCGTTATCTTTTTATGCACGATTTATTTTGTCTTTTTTAACGGATTCGGGCTTGAAAAGGATTTCAGGATTTTCGGTCTGGTCCCGAGCAGTCATCTGCCGATCGAAATATTTACTATTTTAAACGTCGTTTATGTGATAAGGCTTTATACCGAATATTTTTATCAGCGGCTGCTTAATCTCGACAAAACGATCGAGAAATATATAGAAACCGTTGAATTGAAAAACGACCTTATCAATCTCGTTTTGGCAAGTCCCGTATCCGAAGACATCAATATTATTAAAAGCGCGGTCGCCGAATCCATCGAAAGATCCATGCGAAATTTGGTGGTGAATGAGTATCGAATAACGGGAACCTATGTATTGAGAAGAACGGAGAACTGGTTGAAGGTCGATTCAAGCGAACTGATCTATGAGTATTGCACACCGCTTATAAAGACACCCGGTCTTAATCTGAAAAAACAAACGAAGGCCCAGCTGAACGACCTCATTCTGAGAAAGTCATATGATATCGATAGGATAATGAAAAGCAAAAAGGAAGACCTCAATGACTGGGGGGAGCAGGTTATCAAGAATGTGTTTGATACCAACAAGGAATATATCATCGATCCGCTTCCAAAGGAGTTTCTTGGCCTCCAGCGATTCATCGGGTTATACCCCATCATCAATATGGGAAGGGTCGACGGTATCGTTATCGTGTTCAAGGATTCATTTGAGTTCCTCTTTCCCGAGGAACAGAATGCAATAAAGGATATGATCGATGACTTGAAGGTCATTTTCGCGATTATCGAAGGAAAACGGGTGCAATCTGAGAAAAACAGACTCCAGGGCGAAATGGATACGGCCCGTCGCATACAAACGTCGATTCTTCCCAAAACCGTTGATATTCCAGGCTATGATACGGCCTGTTTTATGGAAACGACGACAGAAGTCGGCGGTGATGCCTATGATTTCTTTGCCACGGAAAACGGAAATTACCTGGGAATCGGTGATGTCAGCGGTCACGGATTGCCTGCCGGGATTACCGCCCTGATACAGCAGGCCGCCTTTCAGTCATCGATTTTTACCTCACTCGCTATCGGGATTCCGGCGAAACCGTATATGATTTATAATATCGTGAACAATGTGTTGTGCAGACTCAATTCCGAACGGATAGGCAGTGATAAATTTATGACGCAGAATTATTTTCTTGAAAAAGACGGCCATTTTATCCATGCCGGCGCGCATGAAATCGCCCTCCTTTATTTTAATAAAGAAGAGAAAATGATCGAACTGAAAGATTGCGCGAAAAAGACGGCATATATGGGATTGACCAGTTCAATCGATGCAAAAGATTCGGAAGGAAGCTTTGACATGGCTGAAGGTGATATTCTGGTTATCTATTCCGACGGAATCATCGAGGCAAAAGACCATTTTTATAACCAATATGGTATTGCCAATCTCAAGCATCTTATTCTTACTCACAGCGAACATTCGGCAGCCGAGATTGTAAAGAAAATAGTGTCTGTCGTAAAAGAACACGCGAAAGAAGGCGATATGAAAAAATATGCGGGAAAGCTTGCCGACGATATTTCTCTCATTGTATTAAAGAAACTCAAGTGA